In Streptomyces sp. TLI_146, the genomic stretch CGTGCCGACCCCGGCCGACGCGCTGAAGATCATGGAGCCGCAGCTGCTGCGCTGGCTGTACGCGCGCCGCAAGCCCAACCAGTCCTTCAAGATCGCCTTCGACCAGGAGATCCAGCGGCTGTACGACGAGTGGGACAAGCTGGAGGCCAAGGTCGCCGACGGCAGCGTGCTGCCCGCCGACGCCGCCGCCTACGCGCGTGCCGCCCGCACCGCCGCCGGTGAGCTGCCGCGCACCCCGCGCCCCATGCCGTACCGCACGCTCGCCTCGGTCGTCGACATCACCGCCGGCCACGACGAGCAGACCGTCCGCATCCTCAGCGACCTGGACCCGGCGAACCCGCTGTCCTCGCTCGACGAGGTGCGGCCGCGGCTCGACAAGGCCGAGGCGTGGATCAACACGCAGGTCCCCGCCGACCAGCGGACCGTGGTGCGCGAGGAGCCCGACACCGAGCTGCTCGCCACGCTCGACGACCAGGCCCGCGAGTCGCTGCGGCTGCTCGTGTCCGGCCTCGACGACCACTGGTCGCTCGACGGTCTGACCCACCTGGTCTACGGCGTGCCGAAGGTCCAGGCCGGGTTCTCCGCGGACGCCACGCCCAAGGAGCTGCCGCCGGAGATCAAGACCGCCCAGCGGACGTTCTTCGCGCTCCTGTACCACCTGCTGGTCGGCCGCGACACCGGCCCGCGCCTGCCCACGCTGCTGCTCGCCGTGGGCGCGGACCGGGTGAGGAAGCTGCTGGCGGCGTAGCCGCCGCACGCGGGAGAGGGGCCCGGGGCTTTCGCCCCGGGCCCCTTTTGCCCAGGGGCGCGGGGAACTGCGCGAGCAGCCGACCACCGGCCCGCAGACAAAGACCGGGCTACGCGATGTGGTCCGCCTCAAGCTCCGCGTGGTAGCGCTGCTTGAACTCCGGCATCAGCCGCCGCAGCAGCGCCGCCGCACGCGGGTGCGTCACGCCGTGCCCGTCAGCGAGGTGTATCTCCAGCGCCTCGACCGTCGGATAGTCGCTGCGCTCGTTCACGTACTCGACGAAGACCTTGTACGCCATGTCCGCGAACACGGAGTCCTCCGGCTGCCACGACTCCTCGGCCGCGGACGGCGCCATGTGCGGCAGGTGCTGCTCGGGCGCGCTGCCCAGCGGACGGGTGCGGCCCGGGCCCGCCGGGACCATCACCGGAGTCGGCTCCAGACCCTCGACGTACTGCGGGTCGTACGTGCCCTCGTACGCCTCCGGACCCAGCTGCTGCGCGGCGAACCAGGGGCTCTCCACGGGCTCGGCCTGCGCCTGCTCCTCGGCCTGCACGGGGGCGGGCGCGGGCACCGGCTCGGGCTGAGGCTCGGGCTCGGGCGCCGCCGGGAGCTCGACCGGCTGGGGCGTCGCGCTCACCACCGGCGTGACCGGCGGGGCCGTGGGCAGCAGGGTGGGCTCGATGCCCGCCGCCGCGAGGCCCGCGGGGCCGGTGTCGGCGAGCGGGACGCCGAACTTGGCCAGGCGCAGCGGCATCAGGGATTCGACGGGGGCCTTGCGGCGCCAGGCGCGGCCGTAGCGGGCCTGCAGGCGGGCGCGGTAGACGAGGCGGTCCTGTTCGAGCTTGATGACCTGCTCGTAGGAGCGCAGTTCCCACAGCTTCATGCGGCGCCACAGGCGGAAGGTGGGGACGGGGGAGAGGAGCCAGCGGGTGAGGCGGACGCCTTCCATGTGCTTGTCGGCGGTGATGTCCGCGATGCGGCCCACCGCGTGGCGGGCGGCCTCGACGGCGACGACGAACAGGACCGGGATGACGGCGTGCATGCCGACGCCGAGCGGGTCGGGCCAGGCGGCCGCGCCGTTGAAGGCGATGGTCGCGGCCGTCAGCAGCCAGGCGGTCTGGCGCAGGAGCGGGAAGGGGATGCGGATCCAGGTCAGCAGCAGGTCGAGCGCGAGCAGCACACAGATGCCCGCGTCGATGCCGATCGGGAAGACGAGGGAGAAGTTCCCGAAACCTTTCTTCTCCGCGAGCGCGCGCACCGCCGCGTAAGAACCCGCGAACCCGATCCCGGCAATGATCACCGCACCCGCGACCACCACCCCGATGAGTATGCGATGCGTGCGCGTCAGCTGCGTCGCGGCCACCCGCGATCCCCCTCCGTCGTCGACAACCGGCGCGCAAAGCCTGGCACATGAACACGGAGTCCCGCCCACAGGGGAGGGCAGGACTCCGTATCGAGCCCGGCTCGTTACCGGCCGCTGGTGAAAGCGCTGCCGCTACTGCTTGGCGCCGTTGGCCGCGACCACCGAGGCCACCGCCTCCTTGGCCGCGCCCTGCGCGTCCTTCATCAGATCGCCGGCGTCCGGCGCGTCCGCGCCCTGGTAGCCCGCGCCGTTGTAGTCGAGCACGACCACCGCGTTCGCCGTACGGGCCACGATCACCGCGTACTTGAAGTCCTCGTCGGTCTTGTGCAGGTCGTAGGCGACCGCCGTCGCCTCGTCGCCGATGCCGCTGACCGGCGTCGCCTTCACGTTCTTGGCGCCGTCCGTCGCCTTCGTCGCGGCGAGCAGGCGCGCGTACTCCTTCGCCGCGCGCTGGTCGCCGCTGCCGATCGCCGCGTCCGAGCCGTACCGCTTGAAGGAGACGTCCAGCCAGCGGTACTGCGAGCCCTTCACGCCCTTGTCGTCCAGGCCGTTCCACGAGCAGGTGCCCTGCGAGGCCACGTCCGTCGACTTGCCCGCCGTGCCCGACTTCGACTTAGCCTTCGGCACCAGCTCGTCGATCGTCTTCTCCGCCAGCGCCTTGCACGGGTCCGGCAGCTTGGCGTACTTCGCCGGGGCGACGGTCGGCGACGAGGACTGCTTGCCGCTCGGCGTGGCGGCCGAGGACGAGGACCCCGAGTCCTTCTTCTTCTCGTCGCCGCCGGAGTCGGACGAGCAGCCTGCGGCGACGAGCATCACGGGGACGGCGGCGCAGGCGAGCACACGGGCGAGCCGCGTGCGCGGGGCGGTGGCAGGGGCGGGTCGGTGCATGGTTCTACGCGTTCCTTCGCTGGTCGCTGCTGGCTGGTCGCTCATGGGGTCGCTCAAGGGGCCCGGCGGGCTCAGTCGCCGAAGAGCTCGGCGAGCTTGGCCGACAGGGCCTGGGTCTTCTCCTGGAGTTCCTGGCTGTCGGGGGCGGTCGCGCCCGGGGAGCTGGGCTGTTCCGTGTACTCGACGGTCACGATCACATTGGACGTACGGAAGACGACGGTCACGGTACGGCGCTGGGCTGCCGACCCGCTCGCCGTGAGCGCGTCGTCCAGGTACGCGGCGTCGCCGAGCCCGGTGAGGATACGCGGCTTCAGCCCGTCGGGGGTGGTGGCGGGCGGGCCGGAGGAGACGGGAGGGGACGCGGGCGGGGCGGTGGGGGAGGCGGCGGCCTGGC encodes the following:
- a CDS encoding DUF2637 domain-containing protein, with translation MAATQLTRTHRILIGVVVAGAVIIAGIGFAGSYAAVRALAEKKGFGNFSLVFPIGIDAGICVLLALDLLLTWIRIPFPLLRQTAWLLTAATIAFNGAAAWPDPLGVGMHAVIPVLFVVAVEAARHAVGRIADITADKHMEGVRLTRWLLSPVPTFRLWRRMKLWELRSYEQVIKLEQDRLVYRARLQARYGRAWRRKAPVESLMPLRLAKFGVPLADTGPAGLAAAGIEPTLLPTAPPVTPVVSATPQPVELPAAPEPEPQPEPVPAPAPVQAEEQAQAEPVESPWFAAQQLGPEAYEGTYDPQYVEGLEPTPVMVPAGPGRTRPLGSAPEQHLPHMAPSAAEESWQPEDSVFADMAYKVFVEYVNERSDYPTVEALEIHLADGHGVTHPRAAALLRRLMPEFKQRYHAELEADHIA
- a CDS encoding DUF3558 family protein; this encodes MHRPAPATAPRTRLARVLACAAVPVMLVAAGCSSDSGGDEKKKDSGSSSSAATPSGKQSSSPTVAPAKYAKLPDPCKALAEKTIDELVPKAKSKSGTAGKSTDVASQGTCSWNGLDDKGVKGSQYRWLDVSFKRYGSDAAIGSGDQRAAKEYARLLAATKATDGAKNVKATPVSGIGDEATAVAYDLHKTDEDFKYAVIVARTANAVVVLDYNGAGYQGADAPDAGDLMKDAQGAAKEAVASVVAANGAKQ